Proteins co-encoded in one Arachis hypogaea cultivar Tifrunner chromosome 13, arahy.Tifrunner.gnm2.J5K5, whole genome shotgun sequence genomic window:
- the LOC112733051 gene encoding uric acid degradation bifunctional protein TTL-like, which yields MAMVSLFSSLEYAISVARDIWFHKVNVRCWLEAISGHSCFNQYLDTANESIMQGSMYEKKFGYIFMIYAFGKSSKDILAELKMRFTNKHAIELDIASHEEIKFIELPITEILSEKSAQTINKGDVLAEYSGEIVNDSLDVAKTDLEDNLDDISSVGIDISM from the exons ATGGCTATGGTCTCTCTATTCTCTTCATTGGAATATGCAATTTCTGTTGCTAGAGACATATGGTTTCATAAAGTGAATGTTAGGTGTTGGTTGGAGGCTATATCAGGACACTCTTGTTTCAACCAATACTTGGATACGGCTAACGAATCTATCATGCAG GGATCAATGTATGAGAAGAAATTTGGatatatttttatgatatatgCATTTGGGAAGAGCTCTAAAGACATACTCGCTGaattaaag atGCGCTTTACAAACAAGCATGCGATTGAGTTGGATATTGCATCACATGAGGAAATAAAATTTATAGAATTACCCATTACAGAGATCCTTTCAGAGAAATCTGCCCAAACTATCAACAAGGGAGATG TGTTAGCTGAATATTCAGGCGAAATAGTTAATGACAGTCTAGATGTGGCAAAGACTGATTTAGAAGACAATTTAGATGATATCTCCTCTGTTGGAATTGACATCTCTATGTAG